From the genome of Muricauda sp. SCSIO 64092, one region includes:
- a CDS encoding SusC/RagA family TonB-linked outer membrane protein has translation MKRTLVLALFTGLVGFVGLAQKTFTGTVVDESNVPLPGASVVIKGSNTGVATDFDGNFEIELSDGSEILLVSYVGYLTKEFDVANQSNATIQLVPDAQNLDEVVVTALGIEREKKRLGYSVQEVKNENLVTARETNVTNSLAGRVAGVQVTGGGSGVGSTSRIVIRGEGSLIPGNNSPLFVVDGIPITNRTISNRAEGNLETDYGNGAADINPDDIESISILKGPNATALYGSRGLNGVVLVTTKSGSRTQGLGISFTQNITFEDALRIPKYQNQYGQGAGGEFAFGDGFGGGINDNIDESWGPALNGQLIAQHDSPTTSGLRAGDFAVRPRNPDGTFADEIVATPWVANPGNIEDGFFETGRTLTTNLSLTGGNEQGNFRLSLTNLDNEGILPNTDFNRKTYALSGAYNLADWLRVSSSINYVNSSSNNRPNNSYGTENIMYLWVWFGRQINMDSLRDYWQPGLEGRQQFNYNYNWHDNPFFTMFENTNGFDKHRIFGNARADINLTKDLSLMVRTGIDYFSELRTGRRAYSTQRFARGQYREDDIFFKEQNTDFLLTYNKEIDGDFTIGASLGGNIRKEENRYKRISANSLSVPGIYNFQNAAEPLAKTQFNDERKINSLYAFANLSYKNMLFLDVTGRNDWSSTLPADNNSYFYPSVGLSAILSDMFQLPQAFTFLKLRGGWARVGNDTDPYALRNTFGFNEPFGNFQRVSASSVLRNENLKPEEANSIEVGADIRFFGNRLGLDITYYNSITRNQILTLPVANTSGFNSRIINAGEIQNQGIEIVLNANPIRTDNFSWDTSMNFTSARGEVKELTDGINTYEMSNNYLSVQARVGGRMGDVYGTGLVTVDDPDSEFFGQVVHDENGFSLRDPNLKKLGNYNPDFTLGWQNNFSYKNFNLGFLFDWRQGGVIMSRTVLIGGTSGLMDFTAVGRETGIVSEGVIQNADGSYRPNDVTLSGRDYYWWRYNRGNEEIGMFDASFLKLREVKLGYSFPQNLLKDTFIRSLNIALVGRNLALWTENPHFDPETISFNGGTIVPGVEDMALPSSRSYGFNINVTF, from the coding sequence ATGAAGAGAACATTAGTGCTCGCATTGTTTACGGGTTTGGTAGGCTTTGTCGGGTTGGCACAAAAAACTTTTACGGGAACGGTAGTTGACGAAAGCAACGTACCATTGCCCGGAGCTTCGGTTGTTATTAAAGGTAGCAACACCGGTGTTGCCACGGATTTTGATGGCAATTTTGAAATTGAACTTTCGGACGGTTCGGAAATTCTTTTGGTATCTTATGTGGGTTATCTCACAAAGGAATTTGATGTAGCAAATCAATCAAATGCAACCATTCAACTTGTACCGGATGCCCAAAACCTTGATGAGGTTGTGGTTACGGCACTTGGGATTGAACGGGAAAAGAAAAGGTTGGGATATTCCGTTCAAGAAGTCAAGAACGAAAATCTTGTTACTGCCCGCGAGACCAACGTGACCAATTCATTGGCCGGTCGTGTTGCGGGTGTTCAAGTAACAGGTGGTGGATCGGGAGTTGGTTCAACTTCAAGAATAGTGATCCGGGGTGAAGGATCATTAATACCCGGAAACAATTCGCCCCTTTTTGTTGTTGACGGTATCCCTATTACCAATAGGACCATCAGCAACAGGGCAGAAGGTAACCTTGAGACCGATTATGGAAATGGAGCAGCGGACATTAATCCTGATGATATCGAATCAATCTCCATTCTTAAAGGCCCTAATGCAACTGCCCTGTATGGATCACGGGGTTTGAATGGTGTGGTTTTGGTGACTACCAAATCGGGTTCAAGAACGCAAGGTTTGGGAATTAGCTTTACACAAAATATCACCTTTGAAGATGCCCTGAGAATTCCAAAATACCAGAACCAATACGGTCAAGGTGCAGGGGGTGAATTTGCATTTGGCGATGGTTTTGGTGGTGGTATCAATGACAATATTGATGAAAGTTGGGGCCCTGCTTTAAATGGCCAATTGATTGCCCAGCATGACAGCCCTACCACTAGCGGTCTTAGGGCGGGGGACTTTGCAGTAAGGCCCCGAAATCCCGATGGGACATTTGCAGATGAGATTGTTGCGACTCCATGGGTGGCAAACCCCGGAAATATTGAAGATGGTTTCTTTGAAACGGGAAGGACATTAACCACTAACCTTTCATTGACCGGAGGTAACGAGCAAGGTAATTTTAGGTTGTCCCTCACCAATTTGGATAATGAAGGGATACTTCCAAACACGGATTTTAACAGGAAGACCTATGCGCTAAGCGGAGCTTACAACCTTGCGGATTGGTTAAGGGTATCATCATCCATTAACTACGTTAACAGCAGTAGCAACAACAGACCGAACAACTCTTACGGTACAGAAAACATCATGTACCTATGGGTTTGGTTTGGGCGTCAGATCAATATGGATTCGCTTCGTGACTACTGGCAACCAGGATTGGAAGGTAGGCAACAGTTCAATTACAACTACAACTGGCATGATAACCCTTTCTTTACCATGTTTGAAAATACCAATGGGTTTGACAAGCATCGGATTTTTGGTAATGCAAGGGCCGATATCAACCTTACTAAGGACCTATCGTTAATGGTCAGGACGGGGATTGATTATTTTAGTGAACTTAGAACAGGAAGACGGGCATATAGTACCCAACGTTTTGCGCGCGGTCAATATAGGGAAGACGATATTTTCTTTAAGGAACAGAATACTGATTTCCTGTTGACCTATAATAAAGAGATCGATGGGGATTTTACAATTGGGGCGTCCCTTGGGGGTAACATTAGGAAGGAGGAGAACAGGTACAAAAGGATAAGTGCCAATTCCTTATCGGTTCCGGGCATCTACAATTTCCAGAATGCTGCCGAACCATTGGCGAAGACCCAATTTAATGATGAACGAAAAATAAATTCCCTGTATGCCTTTGCCAATCTGTCCTACAAGAACATGTTGTTCTTGGATGTTACGGGGAGAAATGACTGGTCAAGTACACTCCCTGCTGATAATAACTCTTATTTCTATCCTTCAGTAGGTCTGAGTGCCATTTTATCGGACATGTTTCAACTACCCCAAGCTTTCACTTTCTTAAAGCTGCGTGGCGGTTGGGCAAGAGTTGGTAACGATACCGATCCCTATGCGCTCAGGAACACTTTTGGGTTTAACGAACCCTTTGGAAACTTTCAAAGGGTAAGTGCTTCGAGCGTGCTTAGAAACGAAAACTTAAAACCAGAAGAGGCCAATTCCATTGAGGTAGGGGCAGACATTCGGTTTTTTGGCAATCGATTGGGGTTGGATATTACCTATTACAACTCAATCACCAGGAACCAAATCCTAACTTTACCCGTTGCCAATACTTCAGGATTCAATTCCAGAATTATAAATGCGGGTGAAATTCAAAATCAAGGTATTGAGATTGTTTTGAATGCCAATCCAATCCGAACGGATAATTTCAGTTGGGACACATCAATGAACTTTACCAGTGCGCGTGGTGAGGTAAAGGAATTGACCGATGGGATCAATACCTACGAGATGTCCAATAACTACTTGAGCGTTCAAGCCAGGGTAGGTGGCAGAATGGGCGATGTTTATGGTACGGGTTTGGTAACCGTGGATGACCCTGATAGTGAGTTCTTCGGGCAAGTGGTCCATGACGAAAACGGTTTTTCGTTGCGGGATCCAAACCTCAAAAAACTGGGAAATTACAATCCAGATTTCACCTTGGGTTGGCAAAACAATTTTTCCTATAAAAACTTTAACCTTGGGTTTCTGTTTGATTGGAGACAAGGTGGGGTGATCATGTCAAGGACCGTATTGATCGGTGGCACTTCAGGTTTAATGGATTTTACGGCAGTTGGCCGTGAAACCGGTATTGTTTCAGAAGGGGTCATTCAAAATGCCGATGGTTCCTATAGACCTAATGATGTTACCTTGAGCGGTCGTGATTATTACTGGTGGAGATACAACCGCGGCAATGAGGAGATAGGCATGTTCGATGCCAGCTTCCTTAAATTGAGGGAAGTAAAGCTGGGATATAGCTTTCCACAAAATTTGTTGAAGGACACTTTTATACGATCGTTGAACATTGCCCTTGTGGGCAGAAACCTTGCCCTTTGGACCGAAAACCCCCATTTTGACCCCGAGACCATCTCGTTCAATGGAGGTACCATTGTTCCCGGGGTGGAGGACATGGCCTTACCGAGCTCCAGAAGCTATGGATTTAATATAAACGTAACTTTCTAA
- a CDS encoding SusD/RagB family nutrient-binding outer membrane lipoprotein, whose amino-acid sequence MKKYITIGAVAFLTLFGCTDDFEEINTNPNEPEVVSSDLLLSTVISTLATTAADASGWDRGNIVAQLTAKINFTGFDRYSWGSESGLWNTYYGILPEINIILENARAEESRNTSYEGIALTLRAYVFANLTDNYGDVPFSEAIRGIEGNFTPAYDTQEDIYEGILTDLSTAEAQLALGQPILGGDVLYGGDIEKWRKFANSLRLRYLMRASNRLEGGFVSIEMASILDSGIFIATNEDNGAMVYPASTQIDSWPISTGRIGGFDEHRMSETSEATLKQFNDGRLEAWFQPTDNPEDDPTLFVGLPNGLSEDAASTFNGGASNVSRLNQAFFYDSPNSVKAAIIQAAEVHFIFAEAFQRGLLSGGEAEVFYNEGVRLSFEYWGVDQDVPSYLTQPGVAYDGELETIITQKWLASFLVGLEGWYDFRRTGFPSAIVPGLNNTNADRVPVRFLYPDSEQTLNGDNYQAAVSRFGGDDINTKGWWEN is encoded by the coding sequence ATGAAAAAGTATATAACAATTGGTGCAGTTGCCTTTCTGACCTTGTTTGGCTGTACGGACGATTTTGAGGAAATCAACACCAACCCGAACGAGCCAGAAGTGGTCAGTTCAGATTTGTTGTTGTCAACCGTCATTTCCACTTTGGCGACCACTGCAGCTGATGCTAGCGGATGGGACAGGGGAAATATCGTGGCACAATTGACCGCTAAAATCAACTTTACCGGTTTTGATCGGTATAGTTGGGGATCGGAGTCAGGTCTTTGGAACACCTACTATGGCATACTTCCGGAAATAAATATCATCCTTGAAAATGCCAGGGCCGAAGAAAGTAGAAATACCAGTTACGAAGGTATCGCACTTACGCTTAGGGCGTACGTATTTGCAAACCTTACCGATAATTATGGTGATGTGCCATTTTCTGAGGCAATTAGGGGTATTGAAGGGAATTTTACCCCGGCTTATGATACACAGGAAGATATCTACGAAGGTATTTTGACTGATTTGAGTACGGCAGAGGCGCAATTGGCATTGGGTCAACCAATATTGGGAGGAGATGTTTTATATGGTGGTGATATTGAAAAATGGCGAAAATTTGCCAACTCACTTCGCTTGCGTTATTTGATGCGCGCGTCAAATAGACTTGAAGGGGGATTTGTTTCCATAGAGATGGCCTCAATTTTGGATTCCGGTATTTTTATTGCCACCAATGAGGACAATGGGGCCATGGTCTATCCAGCTTCCACCCAAATTGATTCATGGCCAATTAGTACAGGACGAATTGGTGGTTTTGACGAACATCGCATGAGCGAGACCAGTGAAGCAACTTTAAAGCAGTTTAATGATGGCCGTCTTGAAGCATGGTTTCAACCTACCGATAACCCGGAGGACGATCCAACACTTTTTGTAGGTTTACCAAATGGGTTAAGTGAGGATGCGGCCTCCACTTTCAATGGTGGGGCAAGTAATGTTTCCCGTTTGAACCAAGCTTTCTTTTACGATAGTCCAAATTCCGTAAAAGCGGCAATTATTCAGGCTGCCGAGGTGCACTTTATCTTTGCCGAAGCCTTTCAAAGAGGGTTGTTGAGCGGTGGGGAGGCGGAGGTTTTTTATAATGAAGGTGTTCGCCTGTCCTTTGAATATTGGGGCGTAGATCAAGATGTTCCCTCGTATTTGACCCAGCCAGGTGTGGCATATGATGGGGAATTGGAGACTATAATTACACAGAAGTGGTTGGCCTCTTTTTTGGTTGGCCTGGAAGGTTGGTATGATTTCAGAAGGACTGGCTTTCCTTCCGCAATCGTTCCTGGTCTCAACAACACCAATGCAGATAGGGTTCCCGTAAGGTTTTTATACCCGGATTCCGAACAAACATTGAATGGGGACAATTATCAGGCGGCAGTTTCAAGATTTGGAGGGGATGACATTAATACTAAAGGATGGTGGGAAAATTAA
- a CDS encoding helix-turn-helix domain-containing protein → MEDYLVGIGKRIKAIRKNNQNTISDIAMKAGVTSGLISRIENGRTIPSLPVFLKIVDALNIELRDFFDGMPHTNGANFLVARKDESTLIEKEDEAIGFTYNYLFGKSLNSVGFQSVLLEVQPGSKRDKVTTDAFEFKYVLSGECHYIIDDQEVLLYEGDSIFFDGRIPHVPVNKGKVTSKMLVIYFFI, encoded by the coding sequence ATGGAAGACTACCTTGTAGGGATAGGAAAACGAATAAAAGCGATCAGAAAGAACAATCAAAACACCATAAGTGATATTGCCATGAAAGCTGGGGTCACCTCTGGGCTAATTTCCAGGATTGAAAATGGAAGAACCATTCCTTCCCTACCCGTTTTTTTGAAAATTGTTGACGCATTGAACATAGAGCTACGGGATTTTTTTGACGGCATGCCGCATACCAATGGGGCAAACTTTTTAGTGGCAAGAAAAGATGAAAGTACTTTAATTGAAAAGGAAGATGAAGCCATTGGCTTTACCTATAATTACCTTTTTGGAAAGTCCCTGAACTCCGTTGGTTTCCAAAGCGTGCTGTTAGAGGTACAACCCGGCTCAAAACGGGATAAGGTTACTACCGATGCCTTTGAATTTAAATATGTGTTGAGTGGCGAATGCCATTATATTATTGACGACCAAGAAGTACTACTATATGAAGGTGATTCCATCTTTTTTGATGGCAGAATACCCCATGTCCCTGTAAATAAGGGAAAAGTGACCTCAAAAATGCTGGTCATCTATTTCTTTATTTGA
- a CDS encoding DUF5690 family protein has protein sequence MISIKRRTNITFVLHASLAAFGTYFCMYAFRKPFTVGTFEGLTFLDIDYKILLVISQVLGYALSKFIGIKFISELRSSKRLFYLFVLILSAELALVLFAIVPKPYNILFLFFNGLPLGMIWGIVFSFLEGRKFTDILGVVLSSSFIISSGVVKSVGLFVMNHWGVDEFLMPAVTGLLFVGPLLLFGWWLGKVPLPNAEDKNLRVERIPMTKNDRKSLVKQYFFALFILVFFYTLLTAFRDFRDNFARELWDSVGYKGDVSVYSTSEIIIAVVVLMMIGLVFYIKNNLRALFTYHLLLLLGTVVLAFSTLFFQLGLLNPFIWMVSTGFGVYICYVPFNCLFFDRFIAAFRIKGNSGFLIYIADAFGYAGSILVLLYKNFGQASLSWLNFFVYGTYVVAIVGTLITIVSYIHLKNKHRMMHLENNMIHGTKI, from the coding sequence ATGATTTCTATTAAAAGACGTACCAACATCACTTTTGTTCTGCATGCATCCTTGGCAGCATTTGGAACTTATTTTTGCATGTACGCCTTTAGGAAGCCATTTACCGTAGGAACATTTGAAGGTCTTACTTTTTTGGATATTGATTATAAGATCCTATTGGTGATTTCCCAGGTTTTGGGATATGCGTTGTCAAAATTTATTGGGATTAAGTTCATTTCTGAGCTGCGATCTTCCAAAAGGCTATTTTATCTTTTTGTATTGATTTTGTCGGCAGAATTGGCATTGGTGCTTTTTGCTATCGTGCCTAAACCTTATAATATTCTGTTTCTGTTTTTTAACGGATTGCCCTTAGGAATGATTTGGGGAATTGTCTTTTCCTTTTTAGAAGGAAGAAAGTTCACGGATATATTGGGAGTGGTCTTGTCCTCAAGTTTTATCATTTCAAGCGGGGTGGTTAAATCCGTAGGTCTCTTTGTAATGAATCATTGGGGGGTTGATGAGTTTTTAATGCCGGCGGTTACCGGGTTGCTCTTTGTGGGACCCTTGTTGTTATTTGGTTGGTGGTTGGGCAAAGTTCCCCTTCCAAACGCAGAGGATAAAAACTTAAGGGTAGAACGAATTCCCATGACCAAGAACGATAGAAAAAGCTTGGTGAAGCAATACTTTTTTGCCCTATTCATTTTGGTTTTTTTCTATACGCTGTTGACCGCTTTCCGGGATTTCAGGGACAATTTTGCCAGGGAACTATGGGATAGCGTTGGTTATAAAGGTGATGTTTCGGTGTATTCCACCTCTGAAATTATCATTGCCGTGGTCGTTTTAATGATGATTGGATTGGTTTTTTACATAAAAAACAATTTAAGGGCACTGTTCACCTATCACTTACTGCTGTTATTGGGAACAGTTGTCTTAGCATTTTCGACCCTATTTTTTCAACTAGGGCTTTTAAATCCTTTTATATGGATGGTAAGCACAGGTTTTGGAGTGTATATCTGTTATGTTCCCTTCAATTGCCTCTTCTTTGACCGTTTCATTGCTGCGTTCAGGATTAAGGGCAATTCCGGTTTTTTGATTTATATCGCGGATGCATTCGGTTATGCGGGAAGTATTTTGGTCCTGCTCTATAAAAATTTTGGACAGGCATCACTCTCTTGGTTGAACTTTTTTGTCTATGGCACTTACGTTGTGGCCATTGTAGGAACCCTAATAACCATTGTTTCCTATATCCATTTAAAGAATAAGCACAGGATGATGCATTTGGAAAACAACATGATTCATGGAACAAAAATTTGA
- a CDS encoding phosphonatase-like hydrolase yields MNGIKLAVFDMAGTTVNENNVVYKTVQKSLKDAGYDVSLEMVLEHGAGKEKRNAIAHIIDLISLNKVDSELIDEIFKKFREDLKLAYDNMDVTSYEGVEELFKHLRSKGIKVVLNTGYDQKTAQKLLQKLEWQIGEHVDDVITADDVKVGRPSAEMIQLAMKKFAIEDASKVLKAGDSVVDIEEGKNANCGLTVGVLTGAQTREQLQTAEPSLILDNLSALKEVL; encoded by the coding sequence ATGAATGGAATTAAATTGGCCGTTTTTGATATGGCCGGAACAACGGTCAATGAAAATAATGTTGTTTATAAGACAGTTCAGAAATCCTTGAAGGACGCCGGGTACGATGTATCACTTGAGATGGTTTTGGAACACGGCGCTGGAAAGGAAAAAAGAAATGCAATTGCACATATCATTGACTTAATTAGCCTCAATAAAGTTGATTCGGAATTGATAGATGAAATATTTAAAAAATTTAGGGAAGATCTAAAATTGGCGTATGACAATATGGACGTTACCAGCTACGAGGGTGTGGAAGAACTCTTTAAGCATCTTAGGAGCAAAGGGATAAAAGTGGTTTTAAACACGGGTTATGACCAAAAGACGGCCCAAAAACTACTTCAAAAACTGGAATGGCAAATAGGGGAACATGTAGACGATGTAATAACTGCAGATGATGTGAAAGTTGGAAGGCCATCTGCGGAGATGATTCAACTTGCCATGAAAAAGTTTGCAATAGAGGATGCTTCAAAAGTGCTCAAAGCTGGCGATTCTGTCGTCGACATCGAGGAAGGCAAAAATGCCAATTGTGGATTAACTGTCGGTGTATTGACTGGAGCACAGACACGCGAGCAATTACAGACCGCCGAACCCAGCTTAATTTTGGACAATTTGTCCGCGCTCAAAGAAGTACTCTGA